The following proteins are encoded in a genomic region of Magnolia sinica isolate HGM2019 chromosome 1, MsV1, whole genome shotgun sequence:
- the LOC131252064 gene encoding secoisolariciresinol dehydrogenase-like yields MVSASHLAAVAKRLEGKVALITGGASGIGEQTARLFNRHGAKVVIADIQDELGHSISKELGPTDTSFIHCDVRDEAHVQNAVDSAIAKFGKLDIMFNNAGIIDMTKPSIFENEKADFERVLSINVTGAFLGTKHAARVMAPARRGSIIITASVASVSGGITTHAYTCSKHAVVGLTKNAAVELGRYGIRVNCVSPYVVGTPLAKNFFKIEDAASVYSNLKGVALKAEDIAEAALYLGSDESRYVSGHNLVVDGGFTITNPELSIFN; encoded by the coding sequence ACTAGAAGGTAAGGTTGCGCTAATCACCGGCGGTGCAAGTGGCATTGGCGAGCAGACTGCAAGACTATTCAATCGTCATGGAGCCAAAGTCGTCATTGCCGACATCCAGGATGAACTGGGCCACTCTATCAGCAAAGAACTGGGCCCCACAGATACCTCCTTCATCCACTGCGACGTACGTGACGAGGCCCATGTCCAAAATGCTGTCGATAGTGCAATCGCCAAATTCGGGAAGCTCGACATCATGTTCAATAACGCGGGCATCATAGACATGACCAAACCAAGCATCTTTGAAAATGAAAAGGCCGACTTCGAGAGGGTCCTCAGCATCAATGTAACGGGCGCCTTCTTGGGCACAAAGCATGCAGCCCGAGTCATGGCCCCAGCCCGCCGCGGAAGCATAATCATAACAGCTAGTGTTGCTTCGGTCTCTGGTGGGATCACCACCCATGCTTACACATGCTCCAAACATGcggtggtggggctcacaaagaaTGCTGCCGTTGAGCTCGGACGATATGGCATTCGTGTGAATTGTGTGTCACCATACGTGGTGGGGACACCATTAGCTAAGAACTTCTTCAAAATAGAAGATGCAGCTAGTGTCTACTCAAACCTTAAGGGGGTTGCGTTGAAGGCAGAAGACATTGCAGAAGCTGCCCTTTACTTGGGTAGTGATGAGTCAAGGTATGTGAGTGGGCACAACCTGGTAGTGGATGGAGGTTTCACCATCACTAATCCTGAGTTATCTATCTTCAATTAg